The window CAAAAGAAGGACAGATTGCTCATCCTTTAAAGATGAAAACATTCTAAATGATTTAAGAAAATGAGCCCTATAATAAAAGTTATTATTCCTGCTTACAACGAGCAAGATTCAATTGCAAATGTTATCAATGATATTCCAAAAACTGTTGAAGAAATAATTGTTATCAGCAATAACTCTACAGATAAAACTGAAGAGAATGCTAGAAATGCAGGAGCAACAGTTTTAAAAGAACAAAGAAAAGGTTATGGTTATGCGTGTTTAAAAGGAATGGAATACATTGCTTCAACAACACTCAGCAATCCAAACACAAAACCAGACATTATTGTTTTTATAGATGGAGATTACTCAGATTATCCCGAACAACTTACAGAACTTGTAGCACCAATTATTAATGATAACATAGATTTTGTAATTGGAACTCGCGTAAAACGATTACGTGAACAAGGTTCTATGACGCCACAACAAGTTTTTGGTAATTGGTTAGCAACCTTTTTAATGAAACTATTCTTTGGCGCAAAATTTACAGATTTAGGACCTTTTAGAGCCATAAAATATGATAAGTTATTGGCTTTAAAAATGGAAGACAAAACCTATGGATGGACGGTAGAAATGCAATTAAAAGCATTGAAACAAAAATTAACCTATGTTGAAGTGCCTATGAAATATAGAAACAGAATTGGTGTTTCAAAAGTTTCAGGAACCGTAAAGGGAACTATATTTGCAGGTGTAAAAATCTTAGGTTGGATTTTTAAATACAGTTTTAAAAAATGATACTTGAATATATAATTATTACAATCTACACCATATCAATTTTATTGATATTTATGTATTCGTTAGCCCAATTAAATTTGTTAATTAACTATTTAGGCGCTAAAAAAAACAAAGAAGTTTCCGATACGTTCAATTTTGAAAATGCTGATGAAATCCCTTTAGTAACCATACAATTACCCGTTTATAACGAATTTTATGTAATGGAACGTTTGCTAGAAAACATTGCAAAAATTGAATACCCAAGAGAAAAACTTGAAATTCAGGTTTTAGATGATTCTACGGATGAATCTATACAAATAACAGCCAAACTAATCGCAGAATTAGAGAAAACTGGCTTAGACATTAAACACATTAGAAGAGAAAATAGAGAAGGTTTTAAAGCCGGAGCATTAAAAGAAGGTTTAAAAGTTGCTAAAGGCGAATTTATCGCCATTTTTGATGCCGACTTTTTACCACAAACAGATTGGTTAAAAAAGACCATTCCGTATTTTAAAGATGCTGCAATTGGTGTTGTTCAAACGCGTTGGGGACATATCAACAGAAATTACTCTACGCTTACAAGAATCCAAGCATTTATGTTAGATGCGCATTTTACCCTAGAACAAACTGGTAGAAATAGTAAAGGACACTTTATAAATTTTAACGGTACTGCCGGAGTTTGGAGAAAGGAATGCATTTTGGATGCAGGTAACTGGCAAGGCGATACATTAACTGAAGATATTGATTTAAGTTATAGAGCTCAACTTAAAAACTGGAAATTCAAATATTTAGAAAATGTAGAAACTCCTGCAGAATTGCCTGTAGTTATTAGTGCAGCCCGTTCTCAACAATTTAGATGGAACAAAGGTGGAGCTGAGAATTTTCAAAAAATGATAAAAGGTATCATTAAAAATAAAAATATTTCTGCGAAAACTAAAATTCATGGATTGTTACATTTATTAAACAGTTCAATGTTTACTTGTATCTTTCTAGTTGCTGTTTTAAGCATACCAATGCTCTACATTAAAAATGAATACGCTCACTTAAAATCTTACTTTTTAATGATGAGTTTCTTTGTGGTGAGTTCTATAATCTTTTTTATCTGTTATTGGTTTATGTATAAAAACATTTACGGAAGCGGAATTAAAAATTTCTTTAAATACATTGGTGCATTTTTTACTTTTTTCTCGGTAGCAATGGGCTTTTCTCTACACAATACAATTGCTGTTTTAGAAGGTCATTTTGGTAAAAAAAGTGAGTTTATTAGAACTCCAAAATTTAACATTACCGGATTAAAAGGAAATTGGAAAAACAACAAATACATTAAAAAGAAACCATCTGTACATGTTATTATTGAAGGGCTTTTAGCTTTGTATTTTGTCTTTGGAATGTATAGCGCTTTTATTGTTGGAAATGAAGGTGGTGATTTTGGATTATTTCCGTTTCACTTTATGTTATTTATAGGATTTGGTTATGTTTTTTTCAAATCTATTTTCTCAAAAGCATAAGTGGATTTTCTCAACAGAAATAAAGGAATATTACTCTCAATTTCGAGTACCATTTTATATTTTTTCTTTGCTTATTTTTTAGAAAGAACACAGTTTAATACATTAGTTATTACTTGGTTTTTTCTCTTCGTATGTTTTTATTTGTTGATGAAAACCGAGCAACTTTCATTTAAATATTTAGCAGGAATTGCAATTATATTTCGGTTAATATTTCTCTTTGCAACACCTAATTTATCACAAGATTTCTATCGTTTTATTTGGGATGGAAGAATGCTTTTAGAAGGATTTAACCCATACTTGTATTTACCGGAAACATTTATTCAGCAAAGAAGTTTTCCAATACCCGAAGCTCAAGAATTGTATAACGGAATGGGAGAACTTAACGGAAGTCATTACACAAATTATCCTCCGTTAAATCAATTATCGTTTTTTATTGCAGCACTATTTGCAGGTAAAAGTATTTTTTGGTCGGCGGTTGTTTTACGCTTGCAAATAATTATAGCGGACATTGGTATTTTATACTTCGGAAGTAAATTATTGAAGAATCTCAATTTAAATCCAAAGAAAATATTCTGGTACATATTAAATCCGTTTGTGATAATAGAACTAACAGGAAACCTACATTTTGAGCCTGTAATGTTGTTTTTCTTAATTTGGAGTTTGTATAAATTACAGCAACAAAAATGGATTTTTGCAGGTATTTTATTAGCTTGTTCTGTAACCGTAAAATTAATTCCTTTATTATTTTTACCGTTGTTTTTTCAATGGTTTACTTCGACTTCGCTCAGTAACCTAAAAAAGTCTACACAAAAGTTAAAATGGATTCCTAGCTTCGCAGGAATGACAAAGTTGTTTGGTTTTTACGCAATTGTAATAATAACTTCTCTCCTATTATTCTTACCTTTTTACTCATTAGAATTGATTGAAAACTATATGAATTCGGTTGGTTTATGGTTTAAAAACTTTGAATTTAACGCGAGTATTTATTATGTTTTTAGAGAAATAGGCTATCTTTTTAGAGGTTATAATGAAATTGCTTTTATCGGAAAAGCGCTTCCAATTTTAACTATACTATTTTTAGTTTACCTAAGTCTCTTCCGAAGAAATAATTCTTTTAAAGATTTAATTACAACATTATTATTTGGATTATCATTTTATTATTTTACTACAACTACAATGCATCCTTGGTATTTAGCAACCTTAATTTTATTGTCTCTTTTTACTAAATATAAATTTCCAATTGTTTGGAGTTTAGTAGTAATTTTAAGTTATCAAGCGTATGCAAATATTCCTTGGAAAGAAAATTTATGGTTTGTTGCCATAGAATACAGTATAGTTTATGGTTTCTTAATTTGGGAACTGAAAGGGTTCAAACCAAAAATCTATTAAAATTTAATTTTAACTTAAAATCTACTCGCTAGATTTTCCGTATATTGAGCCTTTATTTTTTTTATGAAAAAACTTACCATTAAAGACATTGCAAAAGAGTTTAGTGTATCTATATCTACAGTTTCAAAAGCTTTAAATGATAGTTATGAGATAAGTGAAGCTACAAAAGAAAAAATTAAAAAATACGCCAAAGAAAATAATTACAAGCCCAATTTTAACGCAATTAGCTTAAAAAACAGAAGTACAAAAACTATTGGAGTAATTATACCAACAATGCTAAATTATTTTTTTGCTCAAGTATTTAAAGGGATTGAAGACGCCGCAAATAAAAAAGGATATAAAATAATTACTTGTATCTCAAATGAATCCCACGATAAAGAAACAGAAATTATAGAAATGCTTTCTAATGGAAGTATTGATGGTTTTATTTTGTCAATGTCTAAGGAAACTGAGCTAAAAAACAACTACAATCATTTTAATGAAACTATCCAAGACGGAACACCAATTGTTATGTTTGATCGAGTTGCACAAACTATTGATTGTGATAAAGTAATAACTGATGACTTTAATGGTGCTCTTGATACCGTAGAGTTTCTTTATAAAAAAGGACATAAAGAAATAGCTTTTGTTTCTACTCTTAGTAATTTACATATTGGTAAACAACGTTTTTTGGGATATAAAAAAGGATTAGAAAATGTTGGAATTCCTTTTAAAGAAGATTTAGTAATTAACATTTTTGAAAAAGATTACAAAAAATACGAAGCAATTTTAATTCCTTTTCTAGAAAAAAATAAAATTGATAGTGTAATTACAACTGGAGAATCTGCCGCAGTTGCTACAATGAAAGCCTTAGTAAAAAACGGAAAAGAAATACCAAAAGACGTTTCTGTTGTTGCTTTCTCTAACGGAATTTTAGCAAGACATTCTAGTCCTAAATTAACAACAATTAGTCAACATGGAGAATTAATAGGTGAAACTGCTGCTAAAATCCTACTTGATAAATTAGAAAAGAAAAACACTGAAACTATTACTAAAATTATAAAAACAGATTTAGTAATTAGAGATTCTACGAAGTAATTTAATCATCATAAGAAACCGTACTTTGTCGTTCTCTATTTACATGTAATTTAGTAACATCTGGTCGAGAATAATGACCAACACAGTCAAAGTTTTGACGCTCTTCTAAAACTCTATTAAAGTCTAAAGTTTCAATAATTAAACCTTCTTTATGTAAAACAGGTTCCACTAACCACTCTCCATCAGGTGAAGCAATACAAGAACCTCCGTTTGCTAAAACATCTGGTGCCTCTTTTACAATTTCATCATAATGCGGAACGTCTTTTGGAAAGTCTGATTTTGCCATTAAACTAGAAACAGAAATCACAAAAGAACGAGATTCCCTTGCAATAAAACGTGTAATATCTTTTGTGTTATGATCGCTTCCGGGCCAAACAGCAATGTGTAAATTTTCTCCCAAACCATATAATGCAGTTCTTGGTAAAGGCATCCAATTTTCCCAACAGTTTAAACCACCAACCGTAAATTCTTTAAGCGGATGAACTTGTAATCCGTTTCCGTCTCCAGGCGCCCAAGTTAATCGTTCATCAAAAGTTGGCTGCAATTTTCTGTGCACAGATTTTATTTTTCCGTCTTGATTTATATACACCAAAGAAGCATAAATACTGTGTCCTCCTCTATTTTGAGCACGTTCCATAATACCTAAATAAATAGCAATATTATTTTCTTTTGCCAATTTACAAACGGAATCCAACTCACCTTTTTCTATAGTAATTGAATTACGGACGTAATGTGCATGAATTTCCTTTTGCGTTGTAGAATCCCATTCTGCACCATTTGTTAAGGCAATCCAAAATGGATAACCAGGCAACAACGCTTCACCAAAAACAATAAGTTCACAACTCACTTTTGAAGCATCAACTATAGATTTCTCAATCTTTTCAAGAGTTTTTTCTTTATTCAACCAAACTGGTGAAATCTGCGCTAAGGCTACTTTTAGTAAGTTGTTTTTCATTTTTATTTATTTTTAATACTGAAAACTGCCACTATTTTACTGAATACTAATTTGTACAACCAAACCTTCATTTGCTCTCACATTAAAAACTGTTTGGTCTTCAAAAATTAAATATTGTCCTTTTATTCCAACTAATTTTCCAGAATAATTGGGCGTTTTAATCAAGTTTAAGCTTTTAGGTTTTTCTGGATAAGCAATAACAGGAAACTTTAATTCAGTTTCTTTATTATTTTCTATAAAATATTCTTTTGCTTCTTCAGGAATGTATTGTTTTAATTTATTTTTCCAATCTTCTAAGCTTTCATCAACAACATCATTCTTTAACATTTTACGCCAATTAGTTTTATCGGCAACATGTTCTTTTAAAGCAACTTCGGTAATTCCTGCTAAGTATCTATTTGGAACTTCAACAATTTCAATAGCTTCATGTGCTCCTTGATCTATCCAACGCGTTGGCACTTGACTTTTACGCGTTACACCAACTTTTACGTTGCTAGAATTAGCTAAATACACAATATGAGGCTTTAATTGCGACTGTTTTTCATATTCTAAATCACGATCTTCAATACCTAAATGTGCTTTACTTAATTCTGGCCTCATAATCCAATCTCCAGCACGAGCTGTTTCAAAAAAACAGCTTTTACAAAATCCTTGTCGGTAAATTTGCTTGTCTAAACCACAATTTAAACACTGATATTTTACAAACTGAATAGTAATAGTTTTTGTAAGTAACTGATTCATATTAATAAAATCAGATTCCATATCTAAATAATACTGAATCTCATCATTATTTTCAGTTAACATCTTTTTTAAAACTCCTTGGTATTGCATTGCGTAAAATTTACTATTTTTAACTCCTAACAAACTTACAAATTAAGTCTTAATCTATGGCGTTTCCGTTTATAAATTCTATTATATCTTGGTTCTTGAAGAAGCGAAAACACCAAATAGAATTATTTTTAAAATATCCTGATGATGTTCAACAAGAATTATTAAAAAGACTTGTAGAAACTGCAAAAAACACAGAGCTTGGTATACAACTAGATTTTTCTTCTATAAATAGTTATAGTGATTTTGCAGATGCTGTTCCTATTCAGAAATATGAAAGTATTGAACCCTTAATTGAACGTTGTAGAAAAGGAGAACAAAACTTATTTTGGCCAACAAACATACGTTGGTTTGCAAAATCTAGTGGAACTACAAATGCTAAAAGTAAATATATTCCTGTTAGTGACGAAGCTTTAGAAAACTGCCATTTAAAAGCAGGTAAAGACATGTTGTGTTTATACATAAACAACAACGAAGAAACTAAAATGTTTACAGGAAAAGGATTAAAATTAGGCGGAAGTACAGCAATTTACGAAGACAACAATACATATTTTGGCGATTTATCTGCAATTATTACTGAAAACTTGCCTTTTTGGGCAGATTATAGTTCTGCACCAAGCCAAGAAGTAGCTTTAATGGGCGAATGGGAAACCAAAATGGAAGCCATAATTGATGAAACCATTCATGAAAACATTACTAGTTTAATTGGCGTACCAAGTTGGATGTTGGTTTTACTAAACAGGGTTTTAGAAAAAACTGGAAAAAATAATATATTAGAAGTTTGGCCAAATTTGGAAGTTTATTTTCACGGAGGCGTAAACTTCAATCCTTATAGAGAACAGTATAAAAAACTGATTCCTAAAGCAGATTTTAAGTATTTTGAAACCTATAATGCATCAGAAGGATTTTTCGGAATTCAAGATCGTAATAATTCTGATGAACTATTATTAATGTTAGATTATGGAATTTTCTATGAATTTATTCCAATGGATTCTTACGATGAAGAAAACTCCGTTGCAATTCCAATTTCGGAAGTTAAAAAAGGGATTAATTACGCTATTGTAATTACTACAAATGGTGGTTTATGGCGTTATTTAATTGGTGACACTGTTAAATTTACTTCTACAGAACCTTACAGAATAAAAATTACTGGACGTACAAAACATTTTATAAATGTTTTTGGTGAAGAGTTAATTATTGAAAATGCTGAAGAAGCTTTAAAACAAGCTTGTAAAAAAACAAATGCTGCTGTTTTAGATTATACTGTTGCCCCAATTTTTATGAGCGAAACACAAAAAGGCGGACACGAGTGGATTATTGAATTCAATAAAAAACCAAACAACATTGCCTATTTCACTGAGCTTTTAGACAATGCTTTAAAAGCTATAAATTCTGATTACGAAGCAAAACGTTACAATAATATGACGCTAGGAATGCCAACCGTTCATGTTGCAGAAAAAGGTTTATTTTATGCTTGGTTGAGCTCAAAAGGTAAATTAGGAGGGCAACATAAAGTGCCTCGTTTATCTAATAAAAGAGATTTTATTGAAGAACTTTTAGAACTATAAATAGTAAGTTAGATTTTACGTTCTACAACATACTCAATCATTTGTAGTAACGAGCTCTTATAATCTGAAGTTGGGAAGTTATCTAAAATAGCAATTGCTTTACTTTTATAATCGTGCATTTGGGCTGTTGTGTATTCAATTCCGCCATTATTTTTAACGAATGCAATAACTTCTTTTACACGTTTTTTATCTTTATTATATTTCTTTATAGAGTTGATTAGCCACTTTTTATCTTTCTCTGAACAAGTATTCAAAGTATGAATTAACGGCAACGTCATTTTTTGTTCTTTGATATCTATTCCAGTCGGTTTCCCTATTTTTTCGTCAGAATAATCAAACAAATCGTCTTTAATTTGAAAGGCAATACCAATGTATTCTCCAAATTTTCTCATTTGCTGAACCGTATCTTGACTTGCACCAACGGATGCTGCTCCAATACCACAACAAGCAGCAATTAAAGTTGCTGTTTTTTGACGGATAATTTCAAAATAAATATCTTCTGTAATGTCTAATTTACGTGCTTTTTCTATTTGTAATAATTCCCCTTCGCTCATTTCGCGAACAGCAATAGAAATCAGTTTTAAGATGTCAAAATCTTCGTTATCTATAGAAAGTAACAAGCCTTTTGAAAGTAAAAAATCGCCTACTAAAACAGCAATTTTATTTTTCCAAAGTGCATTTATTGAAAAGAAACCTCTACGCCTGTTACTATCATCTACAACATCGTCATGTACCAAAGTTGCGGTATGAATTAATTCTACTACAGAAGCGCCACGATAAGTACGCTCATCAAAACCGCCATCTGAGACCATTTTTGCTACCAAAAACACAAACATTGGTCGCATTTGTTTTCCTTTTCTACGAACAATATAATACGTAATTCGGTTTAACAACGGTACTTTAGAAAGCATAGAATCTTTGAATTTGGTTTCAAAGAGTTCCATTTCACTTTTAATAGGAAGCTTTATTTGTTCTACTGGTTTCATGCATTACAAAAATAGGAAATATATACAAGAATTCACCTAATTTAATAACTGTGAAAGCACTTGAATTAAAATAAAAAATAGACACGAATTTCACAGATTTATACGGATAAATTTACACACGTTTAAAAAAGATAATGAATACAAAATATGTAGATTCCTGCCTACGCAGGAATGACAGAACGCTAAAAAAAATAAATAGAAATCCTAAAGGTTTTCAAAAATTCGTGTAAATCTGTGAAATTCGTGTCTTATCTTAACTTTTATTAGCCAATTGCCCACAAGCTGCATCGATATCTTTTCCACGAGAACGACGCACATTTACAGTAATGTCATTCATTTCTAAGTTAGAAATATAATTGTTTATAGCAGAGTTTGTTGCTTGTTGAAACTCTCCGTCGTCAATTGGATTGTATTCTATTAAATTTACTTTACAAGGAACGTAACTACAGAATTCTACCAATGCTTTTATGTCTTCTTTACGATCATTAATTCCGTTCCAAACTACATATTCATACGTAATCATTCTATTAGTTTTTTCGTACCAATATTCTAAAGACTCACGTAAATCTACTAGATT of the Tenacibaculum todarodis genome contains:
- a CDS encoding glycosyltransferase family 2 protein, yielding MSPIIKVIIPAYNEQDSIANVINDIPKTVEEIIVISNNSTDKTEENARNAGATVLKEQRKGYGYACLKGMEYIASTTLSNPNTKPDIIVFIDGDYSDYPEQLTELVAPIINDNIDFVIGTRVKRLREQGSMTPQQVFGNWLATFLMKLFFGAKFTDLGPFRAIKYDKLLALKMEDKTYGWTVEMQLKALKQKLTYVEVPMKYRNRIGVSKVSGTVKGTIFAGVKILGWIFKYSFKK
- a CDS encoding cellulose synthase family protein, with product MILEYIIITIYTISILLIFMYSLAQLNLLINYLGAKKNKEVSDTFNFENADEIPLVTIQLPVYNEFYVMERLLENIAKIEYPREKLEIQVLDDSTDESIQITAKLIAELEKTGLDIKHIRRENREGFKAGALKEGLKVAKGEFIAIFDADFLPQTDWLKKTIPYFKDAAIGVVQTRWGHINRNYSTLTRIQAFMLDAHFTLEQTGRNSKGHFINFNGTAGVWRKECILDAGNWQGDTLTEDIDLSYRAQLKNWKFKYLENVETPAELPVVISAARSQQFRWNKGGAENFQKMIKGIIKNKNISAKTKIHGLLHLLNSSMFTCIFLVAVLSIPMLYIKNEYAHLKSYFLMMSFFVVSSIIFFICYWFMYKNIYGSGIKNFFKYIGAFFTFFSVAMGFSLHNTIAVLEGHFGKKSEFIRTPKFNITGLKGNWKNNKYIKKKPSVHVIIEGLLALYFVFGMYSAFIVGNEGGDFGLFPFHFMLFIGFGYVFFKSIFSKA
- a CDS encoding mannosyltransferase yields the protein MDFLNRNKGILLSISSTILYFFFAYFLERTQFNTLVITWFFLFVCFYLLMKTEQLSFKYLAGIAIIFRLIFLFATPNLSQDFYRFIWDGRMLLEGFNPYLYLPETFIQQRSFPIPEAQELYNGMGELNGSHYTNYPPLNQLSFFIAALFAGKSIFWSAVVLRLQIIIADIGILYFGSKLLKNLNLNPKKIFWYILNPFVIIELTGNLHFEPVMLFFLIWSLYKLQQQKWIFAGILLACSVTVKLIPLLFLPLFFQWFTSTSLSNLKKSTQKLKWIPSFAGMTKLFGFYAIVIITSLLLFLPFYSLELIENYMNSVGLWFKNFEFNASIYYVFREIGYLFRGYNEIAFIGKALPILTILFLVYLSLFRRNNSFKDLITTLLFGLSFYYFTTTTMHPWYLATLILLSLFTKYKFPIVWSLVVILSYQAYANIPWKENLWFVAIEYSIVYGFLIWELKGFKPKIY
- a CDS encoding LacI family DNA-binding transcriptional regulator, whose product is MKKLTIKDIAKEFSVSISTVSKALNDSYEISEATKEKIKKYAKENNYKPNFNAISLKNRSTKTIGVIIPTMLNYFFAQVFKGIEDAANKKGYKIITCISNESHDKETEIIEMLSNGSIDGFILSMSKETELKNNYNHFNETIQDGTPIVMFDRVAQTIDCDKVITDDFNGALDTVEFLYKKGHKEIAFVSTLSNLHIGKQRFLGYKKGLENVGIPFKEDLVINIFEKDYKKYEAILIPFLEKNKIDSVITTGESAAVATMKALVKNGKEIPKDVSVVAFSNGILARHSSPKLTTISQHGELIGETAAKILLDKLEKKNTETITKIIKTDLVIRDSTK
- a CDS encoding carbon-nitrogen hydrolase family protein, coding for MKNNLLKVALAQISPVWLNKEKTLEKIEKSIVDASKVSCELIVFGEALLPGYPFWIALTNGAEWDSTTQKEIHAHYVRNSITIEKGELDSVCKLAKENNIAIYLGIMERAQNRGGHSIYASLVYINQDGKIKSVHRKLQPTFDERLTWAPGDGNGLQVHPLKEFTVGGLNCWENWMPLPRTALYGLGENLHIAVWPGSDHNTKDITRFIARESRSFVISVSSLMAKSDFPKDVPHYDEIVKEAPDVLANGGSCIASPDGEWLVEPVLHKEGLIIETLDFNRVLEERQNFDCVGHYSRPDVTKLHVNRERQSTVSYDD
- a CDS encoding DUF2797 domain-containing protein gives rise to the protein MQYQGVLKKMLTENNDEIQYYLDMESDFINMNQLLTKTITIQFVKYQCLNCGLDKQIYRQGFCKSCFFETARAGDWIMRPELSKAHLGIEDRDLEYEKQSQLKPHIVYLANSSNVKVGVTRKSQVPTRWIDQGAHEAIEIVEVPNRYLAGITEVALKEHVADKTNWRKMLKNDVVDESLEDWKNKLKQYIPEEAKEYFIENNKETELKFPVIAYPEKPKSLNLIKTPNYSGKLVGIKGQYLIFEDQTVFNVRANEGLVVQISIQ
- a CDS encoding GH3 auxin-responsive promoter family protein, with the translated sequence MAFPFINSIISWFLKKRKHQIELFLKYPDDVQQELLKRLVETAKNTELGIQLDFSSINSYSDFADAVPIQKYESIEPLIERCRKGEQNLFWPTNIRWFAKSSGTTNAKSKYIPVSDEALENCHLKAGKDMLCLYINNNEETKMFTGKGLKLGGSTAIYEDNNTYFGDLSAIITENLPFWADYSSAPSQEVALMGEWETKMEAIIDETIHENITSLIGVPSWMLVLLNRVLEKTGKNNILEVWPNLEVYFHGGVNFNPYREQYKKLIPKADFKYFETYNASEGFFGIQDRNNSDELLLMLDYGIFYEFIPMDSYDEENSVAIPISEVKKGINYAIVITTNGGLWRYLIGDTVKFTSTEPYRIKITGRTKHFINVFGEELIIENAEEALKQACKKTNAAVLDYTVAPIFMSETQKGGHEWIIEFNKKPNNIAYFTELLDNALKAINSDYEAKRYNNMTLGMPTVHVAEKGLFYAWLSSKGKLGGQHKVPRLSNKRDFIEELLEL
- a CDS encoding polyprenyl synthetase family protein, giving the protein MKPVEQIKLPIKSEMELFETKFKDSMLSKVPLLNRITYYIVRRKGKQMRPMFVFLVAKMVSDGGFDERTYRGASVVELIHTATLVHDDVVDDSNRRRGFFSINALWKNKIAVLVGDFLLSKGLLLSIDNEDFDILKLISIAVREMSEGELLQIEKARKLDITEDIYFEIIRQKTATLIAACCGIGAASVGASQDTVQQMRKFGEYIGIAFQIKDDLFDYSDEKIGKPTGIDIKEQKMTLPLIHTLNTCSEKDKKWLINSIKKYNKDKKRVKEVIAFVKNNGGIEYTTAQMHDYKSKAIAILDNFPTSDYKSSLLQMIEYVVERKI